The following are from one region of the Dermacentor albipictus isolate Rhodes 1998 colony chromosome 5, USDA_Dalb.pri_finalv2, whole genome shotgun sequence genome:
- the LOC139060136 gene encoding uncharacterized protein isoform X1 — MTTRRRVDETTVVEGRSLSSSSSSSIMSPPPPPPRPRMVRSSCVIVSWRSRGDKDCSGSSTRDQHPSLPRTTSSSITTTTAGSKWRPAHATTVRFLQSGQKRCDAVPKASPAEQEQRPDIYQVSENAI; from the exons ATGACGACCCGACGGCGGGTCGACGAGACGACCGTGGTCGAGGGCCGGTCCCTgtcctcttcgtcgtcgtcttccatcatgtcgccgccgccgcctcctccTCGGCCACGCATGGTCCGCTCTTCGTGCGTGATCGTCTCCTGGCGCTCGCGCGGCGACAAGGACTGCAGCGGCTCCAGCACCAGGGACCAGCACCCGTCACTCCCGAGGaccaccagcagcagcatcaCCACGACGACAGCCGGTAGCAAATGGAGGCCCGCCCATGCCACCACTGTGCGGTTTCTGCAGTCGGGTCAAAAAAG GTGTGACGCAGTGCCCAAGGCATCTCCTGCAGAGCAGGAGCAGCGCCCTGACATCTACCAGGTGTCAGAGAACGCTATATAA
- the LOC139060136 gene encoding uncharacterized protein isoform X2: MEARPCHHCAVSAVGSKKKASLLLLALVVAASCIALAHGGAVHLFAVPVVAAAPAVLAAPAAVSHTYAHRVHAPLAAAYPLHYVIG, translated from the exons ATGGAGGCCCGCCCATGCCACCACTGTGCGGTTTCTGCAGTCGGGTCAAAAAAG AAGGCCTCCTTGCTGCTCCTGGCGTTGGTGGTCGCAGCGTCCTGCATCGCGCTGGCACACGGCGGCGCCGTGCACCTGTTCGCCGTGCCCGTGGTTGCCGCGGCGCCCGCCGTGCTGGCCGCGCCGGCCGCCGTCTCGCACACGTACGCTCACCGCGTACACGCTCCGCTAGCCGCCGCGTACCCACTGCATTACGTCATCG gATGA